The following coding sequences lie in one Pungitius pungitius chromosome 18, fPunPun2.1, whole genome shotgun sequence genomic window:
- the sema4d gene encoding semaphorin-4D isoform X2, whose translation MHQYSLADAMTEKGNFTLPKPSESNMGFGVLGVFLGLLLEVSTHGPHAVPRTSWRHQDLDLMEFSEPEIFNYSTLLLSEKRDALYVGAREAVFELSKKNVTVKYNKAQWTVAEKPMMMCTQKGKSKERDCLNYIRVLQVVDDERLYVCGTHAFQPQCDYLKLADFSLDGRPEDGRGKCSFDPSQSFTTVMVDGELYSGTAYNFLGSEPIISRYSPSQSLLRTEYSTSWLNEPSFVFADVIGDGGNRVDGEDDKIYYFFTEVSVEYEFFGKLLIPRVARVCKGDLGGQRTLQKKWTSFLKAKLVCSMPELNFVFNVVHDVFILKGADWRDTVIYGVFTSQWGNVGLSAVCAYNMTAVEEVFSKGKFMQKATVGHSHTKWVRDNGVTPSPRPGACINNLMRRQNISSSLHLPDKTLQFVKDHPLLEDPVLPIGNGPRLITKDVNYTQIVVERVRALDGNIYDVIFTGTDKGVLHKSVVYEGDVHIVEEIQLLKNSESIKNLLLSSETRSLYAGSDSGVVQSPTAFCGRYAPCADCVLSRDPYCAWDPQAAACVNIFDALSQSELIQSLNGDASKCPTVVSPSQNFRRVAVKPGSSAELPCLGHSNLAQVMWKANDSALTEASRFHLIGENGLLIYSVAPEDQGRYECWSVEWAPAAGKNFSRLLAGYVLALDLPPPPPPPRQATFAAEAGEGRPSVRAAKSNVSSPVNTSSPLSSSGNSTPSALPSSSSSSSSSSSSCSSSTTHHIVESREAESVRLLPPLLKDQAWGVHAQEAFLLFCLALGPSDLHIHWLVNGHVLDTHVRENRRPVGPGEVLVSSWLQGGPLTGPTGSYHYRCVAEAATGGDKSEVDLRLPIGDEESVPSRDLNQWRGALSEHEQLLKRWEKARESCDGH comes from the exons ATGCATCAGTATTCGCTGGCCGACGCCATGACGGAGAA AGGAAACTTCACGCTTCCGAAGCCATCGGAGTCCAACATGGGGTTTGGCGTGCTGGGAGTGTTTCTGGGGCTGCTCCTTGAGGTCTCCACTCACGGACCCCACGCCGTGCCTCGAACCTCCTGGAGACACCAAG ATTTGGATCTGATGGAGTTTTCGGAGCCGGAGATCTTCAACTACTCCACGTTGTTGCTGAGTGAGAAAAGAGATGCGCTGTATGTGGGAGCCAGGGAGGCCGTCTTTGAGCTCAGCAAGAAGAACGTCACCGTCAAATACAACAAG GCTCAATGGACAGTTGCGGAAAAACCCATGATGATGTGCACGCAAAAGGGAAAATCAAAAGAG AGAGATTGCCTGAACTACATAAGAGTCCTCCAAGTCGTGGACGATGAGCGACTGTATGTCTGCGGCACGCACGCCTTTCAGCCTCAGTGCGACTACTTG AAGCTCGCTGACTTTTCGTTGGACGGGCGGCCTGAAGACGGCCGGGGGAAGTGCTCCTTCGACCCGTCGCAGAGCTTCACTACGGTCATGGTCG ATGGAGAGCTCTACTCGGGGACGGCTTATAACTTCTTAGGCAGTGAGCCCATTATTTCCAGATACTCTCCATCCCAGTCCCTGCTGAGGACCGAGTACTCCACATCATGGCTCAACG AGCCCAGTTTTGTTTTTGCGGACGTGATCGGCGACGGGGGAAACCGGGTGGACGGCGAGGACGACAAGATCTACTACTTCTTCACTGAGGTGTCAGTGGAGTATGAATTCTTTGGCAAGCTGCTGATCCCCAGGGTGGCGCGCGTCTGTAAG GGCGACCTCGGGGGGCAGCGCACCCTGCAGAAGAAGTGGACGTCCTTCCTGAAAGCCAAGCTGGTGTGCTCCATGCCGGAGCTCAACTTTGTTTTCAACGTGGTGCACGATGTCTTCATCCTGAAGGGGGCGGACTGGAGGGACACCGTCATCTACGGGGTCTTCACCTCCCAGTG GGGTAACGTGGGCTTGTCCGCAGTGTGCGCTTACAACATGACCGCTGTGGAAGAAGTCTTCTCCAAGGGCAAGTTCATGCAGAAGGCCACGGTGGGGCACTCCCACACCAAGTGGGTCCGGGACAACGGCGtcactccttctcctcgtcctgGAGCA TGTATTAACAACCTGATGCGGCGGCAGAACATCAGCAGCTCGCTCCACCTGCCGGACAAGACCCTCCAGTTTGTTAAGGACCACCCCCTGCTGGAGGACCCCGTCCTGCCCATCGGCAACGGGCCTCGCCTCATCACCAAGGACGTCAACTACACGCAGATAGTTGTGGAGAGGGTCCGTGCGCTCGACGGGAACATCTATGACGTCATCTTCACTGGAACAG ATAAGGGAGTCCTGCACAAGTCAGTGGTGTATGAAGGAGACGTGCACATTGTGGAGGAGATCCAGCTCCTGAAGAACTCCGAGTCCATCAAGAACCTGCTGCTGTCCTCCGAG ACGCGGTCCCTGTACGCCGGTTCAGACTCGGGTGTAGTCCAGTCCCCCACAGCCTTCTGTGGCCGCTATGCGCCCTGCGCTGACTGCGTCCTGTCTCGGGACCCGTACTGTGCCTGGGACCCTCAAGCTGCTGCCTGTGTCAATATCTTTGACGCTCTGAGCCAAAG cgaGCTTATCCAGAGCCTGAACGGTGACGCAAGCAAGTGCCCGACAG TAGTGAGTCCGTCTCAGAACTTCCGGCGCGTGGCGGTGAAACCGGGCAGCTCCGCCGAGCTGCCGTGCCTGGGTCACTCCAACCTGGCGCAGGTGATGTGGAAGGCCAACGACTCGGCCCTCACCGAGGCCTCCCGCTTCCACCTCATCGGCGAAAACGGCCTCCTCATCTACAGCGTGGCTCCGGAGGATCAAGGTCGATACGAGTGCTGGTCGGTGGAATGGGCCCCGGCCGCCGGGAAGAACTTCAGCCGCCTCCTGGCCGGCTACGTCCTCGCCCTGGAtctcccgccgccgccgccgcctccgcgcCAGGCGACCTTCGCCGCCGAGGCTGGAGAGGGGAGGCCGAGCGTGCGCGCGGCCAAGAGTAACG TCTCCTCTCCCGTCAACACTtcatctcctctgtcctcctctggaAATAGCACGCCCTctgccctcccttcctcctcctcctcctcctcctcctcctcctcctcttgctcttcCTCCACCACGCACCACATAGTGGAGAGCCGGGAGGCAGAGAGTGTGAGACTGTTGCCTCCCCTGCTGAAGGACCAGGCCTGGGGGGTTCATGCCCAGGAGGCCTTCCTGCTCTTCTGCCTGGCGTTGG GTCCCAGCGATCTCCACATTCACTGGCTCGTAAACGGACACGTCCTGGACACCCACGTGCGGGAGAACCGCCGGCCCGTGGGCCCGGGGGAGGTGCTAGTGAGCAGCTGGCTCCAAGGGGGGCCGCTAACGGGTCCTACCGGTTCCTACCATTACCGCTGTGTCGCAGAGGCCGCCACGGGAGGTGACAAGTCTGAGGTGGACCTCCGCCTCCCCATCGGAG ATGAGGAGAGCGTTCCGTCCAGGGATTTGAACCAGTGGAGAGGTGCACTCTCAGAGCATGAGCAACTGCTCAAAAGATGGGAAAAGGCCAGG GAAAGCTGTGACGGCCACTGA
- the sema4d gene encoding semaphorin-4D isoform X6, whose amino-acid sequence MHQYSLADAMTEKGNFTLPKPSESNMGFGVLGVFLGLLLEVSTHGPHAVPRTSWRHQDLDLMEFSEPEIFNYSTLLLSEKRDALYVGAREAVFELSKKNVTVKYNKAQWTVAEKPMMMCTQKGKSKERDCLNYIRVLQVVDDERLYVCGTHAFQPQCDYLKLADFSLDGRPEDGRGKCSFDPSQSFTTVMVDGELYSGTAYNFLGSEPIISRYSPSQSLLRTEYSTSWLNEPSFVFADVIGDGGNRVDGEDDKIYYFFTEVSVEYEFFGKLLIPRVARVCKGDLGGQRTLQKKWTSFLKAKLVCSMPELNFVFNVVHDVFILKGADWRDTVIYGVFTSQWGNVGLSAVCAYNMTAVEEVFSKGKFMQKATVGHSHTKWVRDNGVTPSPRPGACINNLMRRQNISSSLHLPDKTLQFVKDHPLLEDPVLPIGNGPRLITKDVNYTQIVVERVRALDGNIYDVIFTGTDKGVLHKSVVYEGDVHIVEEIQLLKNSESIKNLLLSSETRSLYAGSDSGVVQSPTAFCGRYAPCADCVLSRDPYCAWDPQAAACVNIFDALSQSELIQSLNGDASKCPTVSSPVNTSSPLSSSGNSTPSALPSSSSSSSSSSSSCSSSTTHHIVESREAESVRLLPPLLKDQAWGVHAQEAFLLFCLALGPSDLHIHWLVNGHVLDTHVRENRRPVGPGEVLVSSWLQGGPLTGPTGSYHYRCVAEAATGGDKSEVDLRLPIGDEESVPSRDLNQWRGALSEHEQLLKRWEKARESCDGH is encoded by the exons ATGCATCAGTATTCGCTGGCCGACGCCATGACGGAGAA AGGAAACTTCACGCTTCCGAAGCCATCGGAGTCCAACATGGGGTTTGGCGTGCTGGGAGTGTTTCTGGGGCTGCTCCTTGAGGTCTCCACTCACGGACCCCACGCCGTGCCTCGAACCTCCTGGAGACACCAAG ATTTGGATCTGATGGAGTTTTCGGAGCCGGAGATCTTCAACTACTCCACGTTGTTGCTGAGTGAGAAAAGAGATGCGCTGTATGTGGGAGCCAGGGAGGCCGTCTTTGAGCTCAGCAAGAAGAACGTCACCGTCAAATACAACAAG GCTCAATGGACAGTTGCGGAAAAACCCATGATGATGTGCACGCAAAAGGGAAAATCAAAAGAG AGAGATTGCCTGAACTACATAAGAGTCCTCCAAGTCGTGGACGATGAGCGACTGTATGTCTGCGGCACGCACGCCTTTCAGCCTCAGTGCGACTACTTG AAGCTCGCTGACTTTTCGTTGGACGGGCGGCCTGAAGACGGCCGGGGGAAGTGCTCCTTCGACCCGTCGCAGAGCTTCACTACGGTCATGGTCG ATGGAGAGCTCTACTCGGGGACGGCTTATAACTTCTTAGGCAGTGAGCCCATTATTTCCAGATACTCTCCATCCCAGTCCCTGCTGAGGACCGAGTACTCCACATCATGGCTCAACG AGCCCAGTTTTGTTTTTGCGGACGTGATCGGCGACGGGGGAAACCGGGTGGACGGCGAGGACGACAAGATCTACTACTTCTTCACTGAGGTGTCAGTGGAGTATGAATTCTTTGGCAAGCTGCTGATCCCCAGGGTGGCGCGCGTCTGTAAG GGCGACCTCGGGGGGCAGCGCACCCTGCAGAAGAAGTGGACGTCCTTCCTGAAAGCCAAGCTGGTGTGCTCCATGCCGGAGCTCAACTTTGTTTTCAACGTGGTGCACGATGTCTTCATCCTGAAGGGGGCGGACTGGAGGGACACCGTCATCTACGGGGTCTTCACCTCCCAGTG GGGTAACGTGGGCTTGTCCGCAGTGTGCGCTTACAACATGACCGCTGTGGAAGAAGTCTTCTCCAAGGGCAAGTTCATGCAGAAGGCCACGGTGGGGCACTCCCACACCAAGTGGGTCCGGGACAACGGCGtcactccttctcctcgtcctgGAGCA TGTATTAACAACCTGATGCGGCGGCAGAACATCAGCAGCTCGCTCCACCTGCCGGACAAGACCCTCCAGTTTGTTAAGGACCACCCCCTGCTGGAGGACCCCGTCCTGCCCATCGGCAACGGGCCTCGCCTCATCACCAAGGACGTCAACTACACGCAGATAGTTGTGGAGAGGGTCCGTGCGCTCGACGGGAACATCTATGACGTCATCTTCACTGGAACAG ATAAGGGAGTCCTGCACAAGTCAGTGGTGTATGAAGGAGACGTGCACATTGTGGAGGAGATCCAGCTCCTGAAGAACTCCGAGTCCATCAAGAACCTGCTGCTGTCCTCCGAG ACGCGGTCCCTGTACGCCGGTTCAGACTCGGGTGTAGTCCAGTCCCCCACAGCCTTCTGTGGCCGCTATGCGCCCTGCGCTGACTGCGTCCTGTCTCGGGACCCGTACTGTGCCTGGGACCCTCAAGCTGCTGCCTGTGTCAATATCTTTGACGCTCTGAGCCAAAG cgaGCTTATCCAGAGCCTGAACGGTGACGCAAGCAAGTGCCCGACAG TCTCCTCTCCCGTCAACACTtcatctcctctgtcctcctctggaAATAGCACGCCCTctgccctcccttcctcctcctcctcctcctcctcctcctcctcctcttgctcttcCTCCACCACGCACCACATAGTGGAGAGCCGGGAGGCAGAGAGTGTGAGACTGTTGCCTCCCCTGCTGAAGGACCAGGCCTGGGGGGTTCATGCCCAGGAGGCCTTCCTGCTCTTCTGCCTGGCGTTGG GTCCCAGCGATCTCCACATTCACTGGCTCGTAAACGGACACGTCCTGGACACCCACGTGCGGGAGAACCGCCGGCCCGTGGGCCCGGGGGAGGTGCTAGTGAGCAGCTGGCTCCAAGGGGGGCCGCTAACGGGTCCTACCGGTTCCTACCATTACCGCTGTGTCGCAGAGGCCGCCACGGGAGGTGACAAGTCTGAGGTGGACCTCCGCCTCCCCATCGGAG ATGAGGAGAGCGTTCCGTCCAGGGATTTGAACCAGTGGAGAGGTGCACTCTCAGAGCATGAGCAACTGCTCAAAAGATGGGAAAAGGCCAGG GAAAGCTGTGACGGCCACTGA
- the sema4d gene encoding semaphorin-4D isoform X5 encodes MHQYSLADAMTEKGNFTLPKPSESNMGFGVLGVFLGLLLEVSTHGPHAVPRTSWRHQDLDLMEFSEPEIFNYSTLLLSEKRDALYVGAREAVFELSKKNVTVKYNKAQWTVAEKPMMMCTQKGKSKERDCLNYIRVLQVVDDERLYVCGTHAFQPQCDYLKLADFSLDGRPEDGRGKCSFDPSQSFTTVMVDGELYSGTAYNFLGSEPIISRYSPSQSLLRTEYSTSWLNEPSFVFADVIGDGGNRVDGEDDKIYYFFTEVSVEYEFFGKLLIPRVARVCKGDLGGQRTLQKKWTSFLKAKLVCSMPELNFVFNVVHDVFILKGADWRDTVIYGVFTSQWGNVGLSAVCAYNMTAVEEVFSKGKFMQKATVGHSHTKWVRDNGVTPSPRPGACINNLMRRQNISSSLHLPDKTLQFVKDHPLLEDPVLPIGNGPRLITKDVNYTQIVVERVRALDGNIYDVIFTGTDKGVLHKSVVYEGDVHIVEEIQLLKNSESIKNLLLSSETRSLYAGSDSGVVQSPTAFCGRYAPCADCVLSRDPYCAWDPQAAACVNIFDALSQSELIQSLNGDASKCPTVVSPSQNFRRVAVKPGSSAELPCLGHSNLAQVMWKANDSALTEASRFHLIGENGLLIYSVAPEDQGRYECWSVEWAPAAGKNFSRLLAGYVLALDLPPPPPPPRQATFAAEAGEGRPSVRAAKSNVSSPVNTSSPLSSSGNSTPSALPSSSSSSSSSSSSCSSSTTHHIVESREAESVRLLPPLLKDQAWGVHAQEAFLLFCLALGKL; translated from the exons ATGCATCAGTATTCGCTGGCCGACGCCATGACGGAGAA AGGAAACTTCACGCTTCCGAAGCCATCGGAGTCCAACATGGGGTTTGGCGTGCTGGGAGTGTTTCTGGGGCTGCTCCTTGAGGTCTCCACTCACGGACCCCACGCCGTGCCTCGAACCTCCTGGAGACACCAAG ATTTGGATCTGATGGAGTTTTCGGAGCCGGAGATCTTCAACTACTCCACGTTGTTGCTGAGTGAGAAAAGAGATGCGCTGTATGTGGGAGCCAGGGAGGCCGTCTTTGAGCTCAGCAAGAAGAACGTCACCGTCAAATACAACAAG GCTCAATGGACAGTTGCGGAAAAACCCATGATGATGTGCACGCAAAAGGGAAAATCAAAAGAG AGAGATTGCCTGAACTACATAAGAGTCCTCCAAGTCGTGGACGATGAGCGACTGTATGTCTGCGGCACGCACGCCTTTCAGCCTCAGTGCGACTACTTG AAGCTCGCTGACTTTTCGTTGGACGGGCGGCCTGAAGACGGCCGGGGGAAGTGCTCCTTCGACCCGTCGCAGAGCTTCACTACGGTCATGGTCG ATGGAGAGCTCTACTCGGGGACGGCTTATAACTTCTTAGGCAGTGAGCCCATTATTTCCAGATACTCTCCATCCCAGTCCCTGCTGAGGACCGAGTACTCCACATCATGGCTCAACG AGCCCAGTTTTGTTTTTGCGGACGTGATCGGCGACGGGGGAAACCGGGTGGACGGCGAGGACGACAAGATCTACTACTTCTTCACTGAGGTGTCAGTGGAGTATGAATTCTTTGGCAAGCTGCTGATCCCCAGGGTGGCGCGCGTCTGTAAG GGCGACCTCGGGGGGCAGCGCACCCTGCAGAAGAAGTGGACGTCCTTCCTGAAAGCCAAGCTGGTGTGCTCCATGCCGGAGCTCAACTTTGTTTTCAACGTGGTGCACGATGTCTTCATCCTGAAGGGGGCGGACTGGAGGGACACCGTCATCTACGGGGTCTTCACCTCCCAGTG GGGTAACGTGGGCTTGTCCGCAGTGTGCGCTTACAACATGACCGCTGTGGAAGAAGTCTTCTCCAAGGGCAAGTTCATGCAGAAGGCCACGGTGGGGCACTCCCACACCAAGTGGGTCCGGGACAACGGCGtcactccttctcctcgtcctgGAGCA TGTATTAACAACCTGATGCGGCGGCAGAACATCAGCAGCTCGCTCCACCTGCCGGACAAGACCCTCCAGTTTGTTAAGGACCACCCCCTGCTGGAGGACCCCGTCCTGCCCATCGGCAACGGGCCTCGCCTCATCACCAAGGACGTCAACTACACGCAGATAGTTGTGGAGAGGGTCCGTGCGCTCGACGGGAACATCTATGACGTCATCTTCACTGGAACAG ATAAGGGAGTCCTGCACAAGTCAGTGGTGTATGAAGGAGACGTGCACATTGTGGAGGAGATCCAGCTCCTGAAGAACTCCGAGTCCATCAAGAACCTGCTGCTGTCCTCCGAG ACGCGGTCCCTGTACGCCGGTTCAGACTCGGGTGTAGTCCAGTCCCCCACAGCCTTCTGTGGCCGCTATGCGCCCTGCGCTGACTGCGTCCTGTCTCGGGACCCGTACTGTGCCTGGGACCCTCAAGCTGCTGCCTGTGTCAATATCTTTGACGCTCTGAGCCAAAG cgaGCTTATCCAGAGCCTGAACGGTGACGCAAGCAAGTGCCCGACAG TAGTGAGTCCGTCTCAGAACTTCCGGCGCGTGGCGGTGAAACCGGGCAGCTCCGCCGAGCTGCCGTGCCTGGGTCACTCCAACCTGGCGCAGGTGATGTGGAAGGCCAACGACTCGGCCCTCACCGAGGCCTCCCGCTTCCACCTCATCGGCGAAAACGGCCTCCTCATCTACAGCGTGGCTCCGGAGGATCAAGGTCGATACGAGTGCTGGTCGGTGGAATGGGCCCCGGCCGCCGGGAAGAACTTCAGCCGCCTCCTGGCCGGCTACGTCCTCGCCCTGGAtctcccgccgccgccgccgcctccgcgcCAGGCGACCTTCGCCGCCGAGGCTGGAGAGGGGAGGCCGAGCGTGCGCGCGGCCAAGAGTAACG TCTCCTCTCCCGTCAACACTtcatctcctctgtcctcctctggaAATAGCACGCCCTctgccctcccttcctcctcctcctcctcctcctcctcctcctcctcttgctcttcCTCCACCACGCACCACATAGTGGAGAGCCGGGAGGCAGAGAGTGTGAGACTGTTGCCTCCCCTGCTGAAGGACCAGGCCTGGGGGGTTCATGCCCAGGAGGCCTTCCTGCTCTTCTGCCTGGCGTTGG GAAAGCTGTGA
- the sema4d gene encoding semaphorin-4D isoform X4, whose product MHQYSLADAMTEKGNFTLPKPSESNMGFGVLGVFLGLLLEVSTHGPHAVPRTSWRHQDLDLMEFSEPEIFNYSTLLLSEKRDALYVGAREAVFELSKKNVTVKYNKAQWTVAEKPMMMCTQKGKSKERDCLNYIRVLQVVDDERLYVCGTHAFQPQCDYLKLADFSLDGRPEDGRGKCSFDPSQSFTTVMVDGELYSGTAYNFLGSEPIISRYSPSQSLLRTEYSTSWLNEPSFVFADVIGDGGNRVDGEDDKIYYFFTEVSVEYEFFGKLLIPRVARVCKGDLGGQRTLQKKWTSFLKAKLVCSMPELNFVFNVVHDVFILKGADWRDTVIYGVFTSQWGNVGLSAVCAYNMTAVEEVFSKGKFMQKATVGHSHTKWVRDNGVTPSPRPGACINNLMRRQNISSSLHLPDKTLQFVKDHPLLEDPVLPIGNGPRLITKDVNYTQIVVERVRALDGNIYDVIFTGTDKGVLHKSVVYEGDVHIVEEIQLLKNSESIKNLLLSSETRSLYAGSDSGVVQSPTAFCGRYAPCADCVLSRDPYCAWDPQAAACVNIFDALSQSELIQSLNGDASKCPTVVSPSQNFRRVAVKPGSSAELPCLGHSNLAQVMWKANDSALTEASRFHLIGENGLLIYSVAPEDQGRYECWSVEWAPAAGKNFSRLLAGYVLALDLPPPPPPPRQATFAAEAGEGRPSVRAAKSNVSSPVNTSSPLSSSGNSTPSALPSSSSSSSSSSSSCSSSTTHHIVESREAESVRLLPPLLKDQAWGVHAQEAFLLFCLALVEN is encoded by the exons ATGCATCAGTATTCGCTGGCCGACGCCATGACGGAGAA AGGAAACTTCACGCTTCCGAAGCCATCGGAGTCCAACATGGGGTTTGGCGTGCTGGGAGTGTTTCTGGGGCTGCTCCTTGAGGTCTCCACTCACGGACCCCACGCCGTGCCTCGAACCTCCTGGAGACACCAAG ATTTGGATCTGATGGAGTTTTCGGAGCCGGAGATCTTCAACTACTCCACGTTGTTGCTGAGTGAGAAAAGAGATGCGCTGTATGTGGGAGCCAGGGAGGCCGTCTTTGAGCTCAGCAAGAAGAACGTCACCGTCAAATACAACAAG GCTCAATGGACAGTTGCGGAAAAACCCATGATGATGTGCACGCAAAAGGGAAAATCAAAAGAG AGAGATTGCCTGAACTACATAAGAGTCCTCCAAGTCGTGGACGATGAGCGACTGTATGTCTGCGGCACGCACGCCTTTCAGCCTCAGTGCGACTACTTG AAGCTCGCTGACTTTTCGTTGGACGGGCGGCCTGAAGACGGCCGGGGGAAGTGCTCCTTCGACCCGTCGCAGAGCTTCACTACGGTCATGGTCG ATGGAGAGCTCTACTCGGGGACGGCTTATAACTTCTTAGGCAGTGAGCCCATTATTTCCAGATACTCTCCATCCCAGTCCCTGCTGAGGACCGAGTACTCCACATCATGGCTCAACG AGCCCAGTTTTGTTTTTGCGGACGTGATCGGCGACGGGGGAAACCGGGTGGACGGCGAGGACGACAAGATCTACTACTTCTTCACTGAGGTGTCAGTGGAGTATGAATTCTTTGGCAAGCTGCTGATCCCCAGGGTGGCGCGCGTCTGTAAG GGCGACCTCGGGGGGCAGCGCACCCTGCAGAAGAAGTGGACGTCCTTCCTGAAAGCCAAGCTGGTGTGCTCCATGCCGGAGCTCAACTTTGTTTTCAACGTGGTGCACGATGTCTTCATCCTGAAGGGGGCGGACTGGAGGGACACCGTCATCTACGGGGTCTTCACCTCCCAGTG GGGTAACGTGGGCTTGTCCGCAGTGTGCGCTTACAACATGACCGCTGTGGAAGAAGTCTTCTCCAAGGGCAAGTTCATGCAGAAGGCCACGGTGGGGCACTCCCACACCAAGTGGGTCCGGGACAACGGCGtcactccttctcctcgtcctgGAGCA TGTATTAACAACCTGATGCGGCGGCAGAACATCAGCAGCTCGCTCCACCTGCCGGACAAGACCCTCCAGTTTGTTAAGGACCACCCCCTGCTGGAGGACCCCGTCCTGCCCATCGGCAACGGGCCTCGCCTCATCACCAAGGACGTCAACTACACGCAGATAGTTGTGGAGAGGGTCCGTGCGCTCGACGGGAACATCTATGACGTCATCTTCACTGGAACAG ATAAGGGAGTCCTGCACAAGTCAGTGGTGTATGAAGGAGACGTGCACATTGTGGAGGAGATCCAGCTCCTGAAGAACTCCGAGTCCATCAAGAACCTGCTGCTGTCCTCCGAG ACGCGGTCCCTGTACGCCGGTTCAGACTCGGGTGTAGTCCAGTCCCCCACAGCCTTCTGTGGCCGCTATGCGCCCTGCGCTGACTGCGTCCTGTCTCGGGACCCGTACTGTGCCTGGGACCCTCAAGCTGCTGCCTGTGTCAATATCTTTGACGCTCTGAGCCAAAG cgaGCTTATCCAGAGCCTGAACGGTGACGCAAGCAAGTGCCCGACAG TAGTGAGTCCGTCTCAGAACTTCCGGCGCGTGGCGGTGAAACCGGGCAGCTCCGCCGAGCTGCCGTGCCTGGGTCACTCCAACCTGGCGCAGGTGATGTGGAAGGCCAACGACTCGGCCCTCACCGAGGCCTCCCGCTTCCACCTCATCGGCGAAAACGGCCTCCTCATCTACAGCGTGGCTCCGGAGGATCAAGGTCGATACGAGTGCTGGTCGGTGGAATGGGCCCCGGCCGCCGGGAAGAACTTCAGCCGCCTCCTGGCCGGCTACGTCCTCGCCCTGGAtctcccgccgccgccgccgcctccgcgcCAGGCGACCTTCGCCGCCGAGGCTGGAGAGGGGAGGCCGAGCGTGCGCGCGGCCAAGAGTAACG TCTCCTCTCCCGTCAACACTtcatctcctctgtcctcctctggaAATAGCACGCCCTctgccctcccttcctcctcctcctcctcctcctcctcctcctcctcttgctcttcCTCCACCACGCACCACATAGTGGAGAGCCGGGAGGCAGAGAGTGTGAGACTGTTGCCTCCCCTGCTGAAGGACCAGGCCTGGGGGGTTCATGCCCAGGAGGCCTTCCTGCTCTTCTGCCTGGCGTTGG TGGAGAACTAA